In Aedes albopictus strain Foshan chromosome 3, AalbF5, whole genome shotgun sequence, the genomic window CTGTGCTGCTGTTTTCACGTTCATTCATGCGATTGGCGATCCTCTTTCGTAGGGATGTGGGATATCCATTCAGCTTTAGATTATCCTCTACGATGACCTGCTTTGCTTGCATGTCGAGATCTGTGGACAGAAGGTGGACTCGTTTCGCGAAATTTTTGGCCATGTTGAGCTTCTGTTTTAGTGGGTGGAATGACAGGTAGTTTAGGAATCTACCGCTGGCAATTGGTTTCTGGTACCATTGAGTTTTTACCGTCTGGTTATTCTGCCGGATTAGCAGCATATCCAGATAGGGTAGCTGGTTGTCTACTTCCAGTTCGTGTGTGAACTGAATGTGGATGTCGTAGCTGTTGAACACGTCCAGTACGTGCTGGAGTTGATCCAGCGGGATAGCCGTAACTAAGTCGTCGACGAACTTCTTGAGGAACGGTAGGGGAATGTTTAGCGACCGTAATACATTGTCTAGCAAGGCTTCCATTACCCAATCAGCAATGTGGGAAGAGAGTGGGTTTCCCATGGCAGTTCCAAATATCTGCGCATAGTGCTGGCCGTCAAATTTGAAATAGCTAGAGTCGATGCAGAAACCGACTATTTCAAGGAATAGGTCTAGGCATATATTTGTGTTAGGCCTGATTTCGTCCCATCTCATGATTATGCTGTTAATCACCAGGGGTTTTGGTATTGAGGTGAATAGAGCTTTAACGTCGAGTGAGATGAGGACGTGATTGTCGGGGAGAGTGACACCATTGataaattcacaaaatgtgaATGAATCTTGGACGTTGTAGGAGCTTACCAGTGATTGCTGCAGAATTTTCCCTACGTATTTTGACAAGTTGTACGATGGGGCAGTCACATTCGGCACCACCGGGCGGAGTGGCAATCCTGGCTTGTGGGCTTTGGGTTGGCCATATATCCTGGGGCAAACGGCGTTGTATTTGGTTAGCTCCTTGGCCGTTCGATCATCGATGAGGTCCAGATTTCGCAGACGTTTCACTAACGAGTTGTTTTGCCGTTCAAACCGGAGGGTTGGGTCTTTGTCTATCGGTTTATACGTTTGGTTGTCTTGTAGCAGTTCCTTCATCTTCTGCTTGTATTCTTCAGCATCCATCAGTACGGTTTTGTTTCCTTTATCCGATTTTAATACGAGCACGTTGGGgttctctttcaggaatttcctcgtgATGTCTTCAGCGGTGCTGCAGAACCTCACCAACGGATCGAAATGCGTGTTTTGGTTGTTGAAACGGTGTATGTGGTTGGTAATTGCATTGGCGACTGCGCATCTTGTCCGATCTTGGGTTGCTTCATTCGGATTGGACTTTGTTACCA contains:
- the LOC134290675 gene encoding uncharacterized protein LOC134290675; translated protein: MADVELVTKSNPNEATQDRTRCAVANAITNHIHRFNNQNTHFDPLVRFCSTAEDITRKFLKENPNVLVLKSDKGNKTVLMDAEEYKQKMKELLQDNQTYKPIDKDPTLRFERQNNSLVKRLRNLDLIDDRTAKELTKYNAVCPRIYGQPKAHKPGLPLRPVVPNVTAPSYNLSKYVGKILQQSLVSSYNVQDSFTFCEFINGVTLPDNHVLISLDVKALFTSIPKPLVINSIIMRWDEIRPNTNICLDLFLEIVGFCIDSSYFKFDGQHYAQIFGTAMGNPLSSHIADWVMEALLDNVLRSLNIPLPFLKKFVDDLVTAIPLDQLQHVLDVFNSYDIHIQFTHELEVDNQLPYLDMLLIRQNNQTVKTQWYQKPIASGRFLNYLSFHPLKQKLNMAKNFAKRVHLLSTDLDMQAKQVIVEDNLKLNGYPTSLRKRIANRMNERENSSTVGTQPIQHAIGSQPTEEHLEHTYRSIPYIKHLSERVDRAIGREYPNIKLAKYNINTVGNLFSRIKDPIALDDQNNVVYHIPCSNCPACYIGMTKNRLKTRISGHRTLYNTMDRLLEQGADNTDPRMASLSERTALMQHSIQENHRFDLKQVKILEKVNKTQNLQFLEMCHIARNRHSINRRTDTDGLHAIYAGILHEIEKASKTRIANEIGNVENDNNTQTPPHTSM